One Anopheles marshallii chromosome 3, idAnoMarsDA_429_01, whole genome shotgun sequence genomic region harbors:
- the LOC128715498 gene encoding uncharacterized protein LOC128715498, with the protein MSLCASIKFHGYLIVVFSALLTITVLVSSVTLQCIYPNGQDPTIPDDFRDLIDYGWFDFIGDTVHLISIGVLFYGIRKENRFCLIPFMISIVFDWIAYLVTNTRNGSALPYQVWLVTTALFLYIFVTLIGLYKFFQMQPKDGTTNRSDEFNKTMCL; encoded by the exons ATGAGTCTGTGCGCAAGCATCAAGTTCCACGGATATTTGATCGTGGTGTTTTCGGCACTGCTCACCATCACCGTTCTGGTCAGTTCCGTCACCCTGCAGTGCATCTATCCAAACGGACAGGATCCGACCATTCCGGACGATT TTCGAGACCTGATCGACTATGGTTGGTTCGATTTTATCGGTGATACTGTACACCTGATCTCGATCGGAGTTCTGTTCTACGGCATCAGGAAG gaaAACCGCTTCTGCCTGATCCCGTTCATGATATCGATCGTGTTCGATTGGATCGCGTACCTGGTCACGAACACTCGCAACGGTTCTGCGCTGCCCTATCAAGTATGGTTGGTGACCACAG CTCTCTTTCTTTACATCTTTGTCACGCTTATTGGGCTGTACAAGTTCTTCCAAATGCAGCCCAAAGACGGCACTACTAATCGATCGGATGAGTTCAACAAAACGATGTGTTTGTGA